One genomic window of Dama dama isolate Ldn47 chromosome 7, ASM3311817v1, whole genome shotgun sequence includes the following:
- the ELOVL2 gene encoding elongation of very long chain fatty acids protein 2 isoform X1, giving the protein MEHLKAFDDEVNAFLDNMFGPRDPRVRGWFMLDSYLPTFSLTVLYLLLIWLGNRCMRNRPALSLRGILTLYNLGITLLSAYMLAELILSSWEGGYNLQCQDLTSAGEADIRVARVLWWYYFSKLIEFLDTIFFVLRKKTSQITFLHVYHHASMFNIWWCVLNWIPCGQSFFGPTLNSFIHVLMYSYYGLSVFPSMHKHLWWKKYLTQAQLVQFLLTITHTMSAVVRPCGFPFGCLIFQSSYMMTLVILFLNFYIQTYRKKPMKKAMEEAGKEVKNGFSKAYFSAANGVISKKAQ; this is encoded by the exons ATCCTCGAGTCAGAGGGTGGTTCATGCTGGACTCCTACCTCCCTACCTTTTCTCTCACGGTCTTATACCTGCTGTTGATATGGCTGGGCAACAGATGCATGAGGAACAGACCTGCTCTTTCCCTCAGGGGCATCCTCACCTTGTACAATCTTGGAATCACACTTCTCTCCGCGTACATGCTGGCAGAG CTTATTCTGTCCAGTTGGGAAGGAGGCTACAACCTACAGTGTCAGGATCTGACCAGTGCAGGGGAGGCCGACATCCGG GTAGCCAGGGTGTTGTGGTGGTACTACTTCTCCAAATTAATAGAGTTCCTGGACACAATTTTCTTTGTGTTGCGGAAAAAAACCAGCCAGATCACCTTTCTTCACGTCTACCATCACGCCTCCATGTTTAACATCTGGTGGTGCGTCCTGAACTGGATACCTTGTGGGCAAA GTTTCTTTGGCCCGACCCTGAACAGCTTCATCCACGTCCTCATGTACTCCTACTACGGGCTGTCCGTCTTCCCGTCCATGCACAAGCACCTCTGGTGGAAGAAGTACCTGACGCAGGCCCAGCTG GTGCAGTTCCTGCTCACCATCACCCACACCATGAGCGCCGTGGTCAGGCCCTGCGGCTTCCCCTTCGGCTGCCTCATCTTCCAGTCTTCTTACATGATGACGCTGGTCATCCTCTTCTTAAACTTCTACATTCAG ACATACCGGAAAAAGCCAATGAAGAAAGCCATGGAAGAGGCAGGGAAAGAAGTCAAGAATGGTTTTTCCAAAGCCTACTTCAGTGCGGCAAACGGAGTGATAAGCAAGAAGGCACAATAA
- the ELOVL2 gene encoding elongation of very long chain fatty acids protein 2 isoform X2, giving the protein MAGQQMHEEQTCSFPQGHPHLVQSWNHTSLRVHAGRAYSVQLGRRLQPTVSGSDQCRGGRHPARVLWWYYFSKLIEFLDTIFFVLRKKTSQITFLHVYHHASMFNIWWCVLNWIPCGQSFFGPTLNSFIHVLMYSYYGLSVFPSMHKHLWWKKYLTQAQLVQFLLTITHTMSAVVRPCGFPFGCLIFQSSYMMTLVILFLNFYIQTYRKKPMKKAMEEAGKEVKNGFSKAYFSAANGVISKKAQ; this is encoded by the exons ATGGCTGGGCAACAGATGCATGAGGAACAGACCTGCTCTTTCCCTCAGGGGCATCCTCACCTTGTACAATCTTGGAATCACACTTCTCTCCGCGTACATGCTGGCAGAG CTTATTCTGTCCAGTTGGGAAGGAGGCTACAACCTACAGTGTCAGGATCTGACCAGTGCAGGGGAGGCCGACATCCGG CCAGGGTGTTGTGGTGGTACTACTTCTCCAAATTAATAGAGTTCCTGGACACAATTTTCTTTGTGTTGCGGAAAAAAACCAGCCAGATCACCTTTCTTCACGTCTACCATCACGCCTCCATGTTTAACATCTGGTGGTGCGTCCTGAACTGGATACCTTGTGGGCAAA GTTTCTTTGGCCCGACCCTGAACAGCTTCATCCACGTCCTCATGTACTCCTACTACGGGCTGTCCGTCTTCCCGTCCATGCACAAGCACCTCTGGTGGAAGAAGTACCTGACGCAGGCCCAGCTG GTGCAGTTCCTGCTCACCATCACCCACACCATGAGCGCCGTGGTCAGGCCCTGCGGCTTCCCCTTCGGCTGCCTCATCTTCCAGTCTTCTTACATGATGACGCTGGTCATCCTCTTCTTAAACTTCTACATTCAG ACATACCGGAAAAAGCCAATGAAGAAAGCCATGGAAGAGGCAGGGAAAGAAGTCAAGAATGGTTTTTCCAAAGCCTACTTCAGTGCGGCAAACGGAGTGATAAGCAAGAAGGCACAATAA